A part of Gambusia affinis linkage group LG19, SWU_Gaff_1.0, whole genome shotgun sequence genomic DNA contains:
- the LOC122821879 gene encoding immunoglobulin lambda-1 light chain-like → MLGIFFTLFIALTCVSGVTVVTQKPPVLTVRKGETATMDCNLGSVSNHYAHWYKQIPGGAPQWVLSFYHSHSAPSYGSGFSSPRFTSTHQSTTDYRLIINNVEEQDSAVYYCNTWDSSVKEFVFGPGTKLIVTGSTLPPPVLTVFPPSKAELQSSKATLLCLSTQSGPFADVNWLVDGSPVSSGISTSTAVQKPDQTFHISSSLSIQTSDWNGNKVYACKVSLGSQTAEKTINKSECPAEE, encoded by the exons ATGCTGGGGATATTCTTCACTCTCTTCATTGCTCTAACAT GTGTGAGCGGTGTGACGGTTGTGACACAGAAACCTCCAGTTCTGACAGTGAGGAAAGGAGAGACAGCCACCATGGACTGTAACCTGGGGAGCGTTAGTAACCATTACGCTCATTGGTACAAACAGATTCCAGGTGGAGCTCCACAGTGGGTGCTGTCTTTCTATCATAGCCATAGTGCACCAAGCTATGGTTCTGGGTTTTCATCTCCAAGGTTCACATCAACTCATCAGTCCACAACAGATTATCGTTTAATCATCAACAATGTAGAAGAGCAAGACTCTGCAGTTTATTACTGCAATACATGGGACAGCTCTGTAAAGGAGTTC GTATTCGGACCGGGAACCAAGCTGATTGTCACAG gCTCCACTCTCCCTCCTCCTGTCCTGACCGTTTTCCCTCCATCCAAGGCTGAGCTCCAGTCCAGCAAAGCCACTCTGCTCTGTCTGTCCACTCAGTCTGGACCTTTTGCTGATGTGAACTGGTTGGTTGATGGGAGTCCAGTAAGCAGTGGGATCTCTACCAGCACTGCTGTTCAGAAACCAGACCAGACTTTCCACATCAGCAGTTCTCTGTCCATCCAGACATCAGACTGGAACGGGAACAAGGTTTACGCCTGTAAAGTGTCTTTGGGTTCTCAGACTGCAGAGAAAACCATCAACAAGTCAGAATGTCCTGCTGAAGAATAG